The sequence GAGATTGAAAGATGGGATTAGGAGATTTGTTTTATAATTCTTCGTGCTCTTCCGGGGTACCCACTTGTGGGTCGTTCGTGGTTTTAAAAGATGTGAGGAAGGTTAATCTAACCGCACAGGTGGAAAAAATTCCACCTGTGCAGTTAGGTCGTAGGCTGTTAAATTAAGTAAGGACGAGGTTGCTTTATCCCTACTTTCTCATTACTTCTTACTATATTCAGTTAAACATTTCGCTCCTACGGAGCTGAATTCTTTAAGGATTATCATAGTCTACAAATATATCACTCCTAACGGAGTTTAAAAATATATTCAGCCCTGTAAGGGCGAGATGTTTATAGATTTATCGTCTCAACATCAAATTAGCTCTGTAGGAGCGATATGTTTATTGAGAAAGTTATAGATATTTTCGTGCAAAAGTTAGTTGTCAGATTATTGCTAATAATTTCTAACTGCACAGGTCAAGAATTTTTTCAACCTGTGAAATAGGAATATTTTGATCGTGGTTAGTATAAGAAAGGGGATAAGGGGATAAAGGGGATATGGAGATATCAAAAGAATATCAAGAAAATTTACTTACTGAGATAATAATTCAATGTATTATTAAGGTACACCAGACACCGGGTCCAGGTTTTCTGGAAAGTATTTACCGCAGGGCAATGGTAATTGAACTTACAAAACAGGGATTGAGAGTTGAGACAGAGAAAGAAATACTAATCTACTACGAAGGAGAAGAAGTTGGGAAACACAGATTGGATATTCTTGTAGAAAGCAAGGTAATAGTAGAACTAAAAACGGTGGAGGAATTAAGCAAAGCTCATTATGCTCAGGTTCGCTCATATTTAAAAGCTACAGGTGTAAAAGTGGCTATTCTTGTAAACTTTGCTAAAGAAAAGGCAGATTTTTTAGAAGAGTGGAATTAGAATAATATCCCCTTATCTCCTTAATCTCCCTATCTCTTTTTCTTACACCAAGTAGTGGAGTATAATTTTGTTTTCCCATGTCGACCTATTTCACAGGTCGAATTTTTTTTGACAAATGGATGATTTTGTGATATGATAATAAGTGTTCGGGGCTCAAGGGATAAGTATTAGATGTTAGGTATCAGGTAGGGAGGCGAGAGATGTATCAAATAAAATTACCCGTATTTGAAGGACCGTTTGATTTATTATTATATTTGATACGCAAAGACGAGATTAATATCTATGATATTCCTATTGCTAAGATTACTAAACAATATCTGGAATATTTAAGTTTGATGGAGTCTTTAGATTTAGAGGTAGCCTCTGAATTTCTGGTTATCGCCGCCCTGCTACTATCTATAAAGTCAAGAATGCTTCTTCCTAAATCTCAAGTAATTGAAGGTGAGTCTGAAGAGGCAGAAGACCCAAGATTAGAGTTAGCTAAAAGACTTACAGAATATAAAACATATAAAGAGCTGGCTAGTAAATTTGAACAAAGACTGGATTTTTATCAAGGAATATTCACTCATCCTTATCACTTAGAGATAGAAGAGGATACTGAGCTGATAGAATGTGACCTGTTTGAACTTATTAAGGCATTCCAGAAGATACTAAAAGAAAAAGATGGGAAAATGGAGATAACCGTAGACGATACTTCTCTCGAACAAAAAATGGCGTATCTGCAGAATTTGTTAGATCACAATGAAAAAGTCTCTTTCTTGAATTTATTTAAGGGAACAAAGATGAAGATAGAGGTAGTCATTACCTTTTTAGCCCTTTTAGAACTTATAAAATTAAAAAAGGTTTATATTCGTCAACATCGGTTATTTTCCGATATTTGGATATATAGGATATGAAAGATTATTCAAAAGCCAAAAAGATAATTGAGGTATTATTATTTGTTGCGGCAGAGCCGTTGTCTGTAGATAAGATTAGTCAAATATTAGAGATGAAAGGCTCCCAGGTGCAAAATTTAATCTTTGAGTTAAAAAAAGAATACTGGGAAGACCAAAAAGGGATTGATATTATTGAAATAGCCAACGGCTATCAGATGTGCACTCGTTATGAATACTCACCCTGGATTAACAAACTAAAAAAACAACGAAAAGAAAACAAACTATCTACCTCTGCATTAGAATCTCTGGCCATAATCGCCTATAAACAACCAATTTCAAAAATAGAAATAGACAATATCCGTGGGGTAAATTCAACTGGTGTCCTTCAAACATTATTAGAGAAGAAATTGATTAAAATCGTTGGTCGAAAAGAAGTCCCTGGCAAACCACTGCTTTATGGCACAACCGTAGAATTCTTAAAAATCTTTGGACTACCTAACCTATCGGCATTACCACAAATTGATGAAGTGATTGGAAAAGAGCTCAATCTGTAATGCCGTGTATTCACATAATTGAAATCTTAATTTCTTATGCCTTTGTGGCGAAATAGGTACAAATGCATACAAATAATATTTTGTTAGAAAGGAAAGGTTCAAATACTAAATATTTACTCTCTAAAAAAGCAGGCAAGGCGATTAAAGATTATGATATGATTCAAGATGGGGATAAGATTATCGTTGCGGTCTCCGGCGGTAAAGATAGTTTGACTTTACTTGAGATACTACGAGATAGACAACGATATGCACCGATTAAATTTGAACTTCTCCCGGTTCATATCAAAATAGACTTTCAGAATATAGATGTTGCCAGATTAGAAGGCTATTTTAAAGAGAAAGGCTATAATTATCACATTGAACCAATAAACCTCTTGAAAGATAATGAAAAAGTAGAATGTTTTTATTGTGTCTGGAGTCGAAAAAAGACTCTTTTTGAGGTGGCGGATAGGTTTGGTTGTAAAAAGATAGCTGTGGCACATCATAAGGATGATATACTTGAAACATTCCTTCTAAATCTTATATTTCACGGAGAAATTGGCACGATGACTCCCAATGAGAAATTTTTTGGTGGAAGATTCTGGATTATAAGGCCATTAGTGTATGTAGAAGAAAAAGAAATGGTAAAATTTGCTAACCTGTATCATTTACCAGTCTTAAATTTTGATTGCCCATATCGAGGGACAAAAAGGGAATTTATGAAGAAATTACTAAAAACCCTTGAGAAAGATTGTAGTATTCACGCTAA is a genomic window of bacterium containing:
- a CDS encoding GxxExxY protein codes for the protein MEISKEYQENLLTEIIIQCIIKVHQTPGPGFLESIYRRAMVIELTKQGLRVETEKEILIYYEGEEVGKHRLDILVESKVIVELKTVEELSKAHYAQVRSYLKATGVKVAILVNFAKEKADFLEEWN
- a CDS encoding segregation/condensation protein A; its protein translation is MYQIKLPVFEGPFDLLLYLIRKDEINIYDIPIAKITKQYLEYLSLMESLDLEVASEFLVIAALLLSIKSRMLLPKSQVIEGESEEAEDPRLELAKRLTEYKTYKELASKFEQRLDFYQGIFTHPYHLEIEEDTELIECDLFELIKAFQKILKEKDGKMEITVDDTSLEQKMAYLQNLLDHNEKVSFLNLFKGTKMKIEVVITFLALLELIKLKKVYIRQHRLFSDIWIYRI
- the scpB gene encoding SMC-Scp complex subunit ScpB, whose protein sequence is MKDYSKAKKIIEVLLFVAAEPLSVDKISQILEMKGSQVQNLIFELKKEYWEDQKGIDIIEIANGYQMCTRYEYSPWINKLKKQRKENKLSTSALESLAIIAYKQPISKIEIDNIRGVNSTGVLQTLLEKKLIKIVGRKEVPGKPLLYGTTVEFLKIFGLPNLSALPQIDEVIGKELNL
- a CDS encoding ATP-binding protein, giving the protein MHTNNILLERKGSNTKYLLSKKAGKAIKDYDMIQDGDKIIVAVSGGKDSLTLLEILRDRQRYAPIKFELLPVHIKIDFQNIDVARLEGYFKEKGYNYHIEPINLLKDNEKVECFYCVWSRKKTLFEVADRFGCKKIAVAHHKDDILETFLLNLIFHGEIGTMTPNEKFFGGRFWIIRPLVYVEEKEMVKFANLYHLPVLNFDCPYRGTKREFMKKLLKTLEKDCSIHAKANIFNALKRVKKDYLL